The Hymenobacter swuensis DY53 genome includes the window GGTGTAGGCGTTGGAACCCTTGGCCCCGATGGCCCCCATCACCTTGTCGTACTCGTTGGCCACGGCATATTTGGCCGCCACGCCCGAAATGGAGTCGATCTGGTGGTAGGTGCGCTTGCGGGCGGCGGGGTCGTTGCGCTGGGCGCGGTACTGCTCGTAGAGGGCCTCAATCTTGTCCAGCTCTACTTTCTCGGCGGCCCAGTTCTGCGTGCCCAGCCGGGAGGTACCCTTAAACACCATGTGCTCCAGGTAGTGGGCCAGGCCGGTGGCGGTGCTGGGGTCGTTTTTGGAGCCGGCCCGCACGGCCAGGTAGGTCTGAATGCGGGGAGCGTCCTTGTAATCGGAGAGATAAACCGTCAGGCCGTTATCCAGGGTATAGATGCGGGCCTTAAGCGGGTCGCCTTCCACTGTCTGGTAGGCGTATTCCTTTGGTTTGGAGGCTTCTGCGCTGGTGGCCGGGGCCGTAACTGCTGCCGTGGCGGCGGGCTTACTGGTCTGGCATTGGGTCAGACCGAGTGAAGCCAAGGCCGGAAGTAGAAGCAGAAGAGGTTTTTTCACGGGAGGACCAGTGCGGAACGCAGAGCAGAAAGGAATAAGGAATCAAAGATAGGCGGACCCCCCGGGAATAAAAAGCCCCATCGAACCCCTGGCGCCGCGAAGTGCGAAAAAATGCGTATGAGTGAACAATGTCGGCTGGTCGGACAGCGGTTAATAGCCTAAGCCGTTTTATAACATTGCCCCGGCCAAACTCAGATGGTGGCTTTCCTGCTCAACACAAAAAACCTACATTAGCCTCTCCCGCAAGTAGTTTTCCTCGTTAGCTGGGATGGTGTTTTATGTATAGCTGAACAGTAGTGGCAATGGCTTATATGTGGCGGGTGCTTTGGTGGTTAAGCGGTGGGATGACAGCTGTTAGTCTGGCTGGCTGCATTGAGTTGTTCGAACCGGTGGTGCCCGGTAGTTCCAGGGATTTTCTGGTAGTGGATGGCTTCATTAATATCCAGGGCCGCACCCGTATCCGGCTTTCACATACTTCGGATATAAACAGCACAACAGCCAACGCTGCTGAAGCTAAGGCAGCCTTATATATTGAGGAGGAAATGGGTGTCCAGTACGCTATGCGTGATGCTGGTAACGGAAATTATGTTTCTGATTCTCTATTATTAAATCCAGCAAAACGCTACAGACTGCGAATTAAAACAGCCCTGCAACGGGAATATACTTCAGCATTTGTTGATGCCAGGGTAACGCCTCCCATCGATGCAGTTACCTGGAAAAATCGGCCTCTGGGTATTCAAGTGTATGTCAGCGCACACGATAATGACAGCCGGACGCATTATTATCGGTGGGAATATATTGAAACCTGGGAGTACATCAGCCCTTGGAATTCTTTGTATGAATATTCGCCGCCCGGTCCTTTGCCGCCCGGTAATTATATATTGCCCCTGGGAGTAATTACCGTCAGAACAAAGCCTATTAACCGTTGCTGGGCTACGGAATATTCCAACGATATCCAGCTGGGTTCCAGTGTGCGGCTGGCGCAGGATGTAATAGCCGATTACCCTTTGCGTTTATTGCCCGCCTCATCTGCCAATAAATTGCAGGAAAAATACAGTGTATTAGTCAGGCAATACGGGCAGACCGCTGAGGAATACGCCTATTGGGAAAAGCTTAAAAAAAATACGGAAGTTTTAGGGACGCTTTTTGATCCGCAGCCTTCACAATTAACCGGAAACATACAGAATATAGTGGAGCCCGGCGAAGTAGTAATCGGGTATATAGGTGCGCACTCAGTTGCGGAAAAGCGCCTCTTTATCAGCCGGGCCGAACTGCCGGCAGATTTTTCGAATTTTACGGGATATGAACAGTGTGTGAAACAGGATTCGGTAACTAATCCCGGGCTGCTGCCTTATTATTTATATCCGGGCACGCAGATGCTTATAGATGTAGTTGAGGTTAATCAGACTAAAAATTACCTGATAGCAAAAACTGAGTGCGTCGACTGCCAGAAACGCGGGGGCGTCACTCAGAAGCCCGCATTCTGGAGATAAACCGGCAAAGTGCTGCTGCCGGGCTCTACCATGGCTGGTCTTAGTCCACGTCGAGGCCCAGCTTTTGCTTCATCTCGCCCAGCATCGGGTACTTCTCCATCAGGTAGTCCATCTTGTCGGTGGAGGTGTAGAGCTTGCGGCCGGTTTCTACCCGTTCTACCACTTCCACCGTCACGTTCAGGCGCGGGTAGCCGGTACGGCGGCGTAGCTCCCCCAGAAACTCGGCCCGCAGCTCACTGAACAGGTCTTCCTGCACGGGGTTATCCACGCGGAGCAGAATCATGTGCTGCTCGTTGGCCTGCACCGGGCGGTTGAGCAGGCTGTAGTGCATCATGCTGATGGGCTTGCGCTCCTCAGTCAACTCCTTCCACACGCGCTGTAACACCTCGTCGTTGATGGCAGGCAGGCCGGTGGTGGGGCCGGTGGGCTCGGCATCAGTAGCGGCTTTGCCGGCGGCAGCTTTCTGCTCCATCTGAGCCTTCATGGCACTCAGGCTGCCCAGGCCGGGCAGCTTTGTGCCAAGACCTAGCGGCTTGCCGGCCGGAGGCATACCGGGGCGCGGTGGGGGCATGGGCGCGGCCGTCACGGCCATTTGGCCCGGCTCGTGGCCGGCAATGCTGGGCGCCCCGATTTCCACATGCGGCACGGTGTCGCGCAGCTGCCGGGTAGTGGGCACCTGGGTAGCCGCTTCGTCTTCGATGCTGGGCGTGTCGTGCAGCTCTTCCACGCCGCTTTCCACTGGCACAATGGGCTCGGGGTCAGCGGGGGCGTGGATGAGTGGTTGTTGGTTGTTAGTTGTTGGTTGTTGGGCCGCTGGAGCCGCGTTGTATACCGCCGGGGTTTCGGCGGTGCCGTCGGCTACGAGGCGGCCATTGGCGGCTGGTGGCGCGGTAACCGGAGCTGGGGCAGGTATTACGCTACTTTTTTTTTTCGCCTCGCCGTTGTCGGCTGAGGCGGGCGCACCTTGCAGGTCGCGGGCAAACTGCACCGCACCATTGAGGTAGGCCAGCTTCATCAGCGTCAGCTCCACATGCAGACGCTGGTTCTTGGCCTGCTTGAACTCCCGGTCGCATAGGCTGACCAGGTTCAGAGCAGAGAGCAGAAAAGCCAGCGGCGCGGCTTGGGCCTGCTGCACGTAGCGCGCCCGAATGTTGTCGGATACTTCCAGCAGCTGCACCGTCACGGGGTCTTTGCACACCAACAGCCCGCGCAGGTGCTCGGCGGCGCCCACCACAAAGTTGTGCAGGTCGAAGCCCTGTTGCATCACCTCATCCAGCAGTAGCAGCGTGGCCGATAGGTTCTCGGTCAACAGCGCGTCAATCAGTCGGAAATAGTACTCGTAGTCCAGAATGTGCAGGTTCTGCACCACGTCCTGGTAGCGCAGGTTGTGGCCCGAGAAGGTCACCATCTGGTCGAACATGCTCAGGGCGTCGCGCAGGCCGCCGTCGGCCTTTTGGGCCAGCAGGTGCAGGGCGTCGTCCTCGGCCTGAATCTGCTCCTGGGTGGCCACGTAGCGCAGATGGTTGCGCATGTCGTCCACCTTGATGCGGTTGAAGTCGAAAATCTGACACCGCGACAAGATGGTAGGGATAATCTTGTGCCGCTCGGTGGTGGCCAGGATGAAGATGGCGTAGCTCGGTGGCTCCTCCAGCGTCTTGAGAAAGGCGTTGAAGGCCGCATTCGAGAGCATGTGCACTTCGTCGATGATGTACACCTTGAAGCGGCCCTGCTGCGGGGCGTAGCGCACCTGCTCCACTAGG containing:
- a CDS encoding DUF4249 domain-containing protein, with the translated sequence MAYMWRVLWWLSGGMTAVSLAGCIELFEPVVPGSSRDFLVVDGFINIQGRTRIRLSHTSDINSTTANAAEAKAALYIEEEMGVQYAMRDAGNGNYVSDSLLLNPAKRYRLRIKTALQREYTSAFVDARVTPPIDAVTWKNRPLGIQVYVSAHDNDSRTHYYRWEYIETWEYISPWNSLYEYSPPGPLPPGNYILPLGVITVRTKPINRCWATEYSNDIQLGSSVRLAQDVIADYPLRLLPASSANKLQEKYSVLVRQYGQTAEEYAYWEKLKKNTEVLGTLFDPQPSQLTGNIQNIVEPGEVVIGYIGAHSVAEKRLFISRAELPADFSNFTGYEQCVKQDSVTNPGLLPYYLYPGTQMLIDVVEVNQTKNYLIAKTECVDCQKRGGVTQKPAFWR
- the dnaX gene encoding DNA polymerase III subunit gamma/tau; the protein is MENFVVSARKYRPATFRSVVGQQHVTTTLQNAIASQHLAQAFLFCGPRGVGKTTCARILAKTINCEFVEEHVRKSRPVSELIKTQPDIVPDALLAAADPDNTPFDLEACGKCSSCRAFQENASFNVHELDAASNNSVEDIRSLVEQVRYAPQQGRFKVYIIDEVHMLSNAAFNAFLKTLEEPPSYAIFILATTERHKIIPTILSRCQIFDFNRIKVDDMRNHLRYVATQEQIQAEDDALHLLAQKADGGLRDALSMFDQMVTFSGHNLRYQDVVQNLHILDYEYYFRLIDALLTENLSATLLLLDEVMQQGFDLHNFVVGAAEHLRGLLVCKDPVTVQLLEVSDNIRARYVQQAQAAPLAFLLSALNLVSLCDREFKQAKNQRLHVELTLMKLAYLNGAVQFARDLQGAPASADNGEAKKKSSVIPAPAPVTAPPAANGRLVADGTAETPAVYNAAPAAQQPTTNNQQPLIHAPADPEPIVPVESGVEELHDTPSIEDEAATQVPTTRQLRDTVPHVEIGAPSIAGHEPGQMAVTAAPMPPPRPGMPPAGKPLGLGTKLPGLGSLSAMKAQMEQKAAAGKAATDAEPTGPTTGLPAINDEVLQRVWKELTEERKPISMMHYSLLNRPVQANEQHMILLRVDNPVQEDLFSELRAEFLGELRRRTGYPRLNVTVEVVERVETGRKLYTSTDKMDYLMEKYPMLGEMKQKLGLDVD